The window AGCCCGCCCAACCAGCGGGCCAGTTGGCGAGGGTGTCGGCGGGAGTCAGTACTCATCGTGGGAAATCGCCCTTCTCTGTCCCCGTCCGCGCTCCTGGGGTGGCGCATGGGGGTCGAGTCGCAACGGTAGGAGTATTCACAGCTTCGAGGAACGGCGGAGCGGGAAATGACCCCCGGGCTGGGGTCACCGTCGGGGAGCCGGAACGATGGCGTGTCGACGCGGGTCGGCTCTGCCGCCCCCTGGACCGTCGGCGCACGTATCGCGGGTGCGGGTCGAGGTCCGACCGGTTCCGGCTTCGGCTCGCGGGGACGGCGTGCCGCGGCGTGGGCGCTATCGTCCGGACGCCGAGGGGGCGTCGTCGGGTGACCCGAGCAGCAGCGCGACGATCGCGTCCGCGAGCGCGTCGAGCTCGTCGTCGCCCGCATCGGCACGGATCGTCACGCGGTGCAGGATCGCGCCGTCGACGAGATCGGCGGCGCGACGGGCCGCGCTCGGCTCGACCGCGACGCCGATGCTCCCGGCGAGCCCCGCGAACGTCGCGAGCAGCCGCTCGTGTGCGGGCGCGACGAGGTCCGGCCGTTCGAGCATGAGCGCATAGCGTGCCCGGGCCCTGACGGCGCCCTCGCCCGAGAGGTGTCCCTCGAGGAATGCGCGGACGAGCCGCACGAGGCCCGCGCGGTCGTGCGGCGCGCCGGCCTCGAACAGGGTGCGTCCCGCCTCGAGGTCGCGCCGTTCGAGCTCGTCCACCGCGGCCGCGACGAGCGCGTTGCGCGTTCGGAACCAGTTGCCCGTCGTGCCGAGTGGGACCCCCGCGCGCCGGTCGACGGCTCGGTGCGTGAGCCCTCGGCTGCCTCCGTCGGCGATCACGTCGAGCGTCGCCCCGATGACCTGTGTGCGCCGCTCCGACATGGCTCGAAGCGTATCGTCCAGGACTACAACATCTGTTGTACGCTCGCCGTATGAGTCGCATCCGCATCGTCGGCGCGGGTGTCGCGGGGCTCGCGCTCGCGGCGTTCCTCGCCCCGGCCCGCCACGACGTCGAACTCGTCGACGAACGTTTCGCGGTCCCCGAAGTGAGCACGGCGTTCTGCATCTGGCCGCGCACGCGCCGACTGCTCGCGGCACGGGGGCTCGAGGCACCGCTCGTCGCGCGC is drawn from Pseudoclavibacter chungangensis and contains these coding sequences:
- a CDS encoding TetR/AcrR family transcriptional regulator — translated: MSERRTQVIGATLDVIADGGSRGLTHRAVDRRAGVPLGTTGNWFRTRNALVAAAVDELERRDLEAGRTLFEAGAPHDRAGLVRLVRAFLEGHLSGEGAVRARARYALMLERPDLVAPAHERLLATFAGLAGSIGVAVEPSAARRAADLVDGAILHRVTIRADAGDDELDALADAIVALLLGSPDDAPSASGR